TCCTCAAGTCAGATATTTGGAAAAGAAGATAGCAGAAAAATCTGCGCCCTACAAGATCCCGGTTGCTGTCATCGATTCCATGGCCTATGGCATGATGGACGGTAACAAAGTGCTTGACCAGGCACTTGATCTTCAGAAAACACACAGATAGACATGTCAGAGAGCCGTCCATTAAGGGCGGCTTTCGTTGTTTCTGTGCCTAGCATGCACTTTACTTTGGGAGTGAAAGTTTCCTGTGGGCTTGGCAGTAGGAACCACTAGTCAATGGCAAGGGTGTCCACCGTGAGGTGGAATCTGAAGGAAGCTGGCGATAAAATCCTGTACTAAGGAACACGAATCATAATCGCATGGTTCAACAAACAATTTTTTAAGTCATTGAACTCATTATCGATCCATACTTTTCTTCAAACAGCTGTGGGTCCAGACCACCAGGTAAGAATGCTAAACAAGCCATTAAATAGATCGCAAAATACTATGACGAAGGTTTTAAGAGTTGATATGAAAAGTTATTTTGATACGATACCCTATCAAAAGCTGATGAACTACTTTGAACACTATATTCAAGAACCTGTCTTGCTAAAAATTATTTGGGAATTAATTGAAATTATTATCGTGAACGGGGATCAATGGGAAGCATCTAAGAATGGCGTGTCTCAAGGAGGCAATTTATCCCCCATTCTGAGTAACGTTTACCTGCATGAACTCGATAAAGAATTGGATAAAAGAGGCCATCATTTGATCAGGCATGTGGATGACTTTTGCATTTACGTCAAGAGTCGATGAGCTGCGGGGAGTGAACTCCTTAAGACAACAATATTTCTTGAAGGTACACTTAAATTGAGTGTGAA
This genomic window from [Bacillus] selenitireducens MLS10 contains:
- a CDS encoding reverse transcriptase domain-containing protein; translation: MTKVLRVDMKSYFDTIPYQKLMNYFEHYIQEPVLLKIIWELIEIIIVNGDQWEASKNGVSQGGNLSPILSNVYLHELDKELDKRGHHLIRHVDDFCIYVKSR